The window GAATTTCCAAGCCTTTTTGTTAAGGGAGAAATTACAAGTAAAAACACAATTACTTACGCAGAAACAATGCCCGAAAACGAACCTGAATTAGAAATAGAACACATTGTTTGGAGAGATAAATATATTGATCTATTAGAAAGGTATAATGATTTGCTCCACTATTGTATGAAAAATAAATCTTAGCAATTATTTTG is drawn from Pedobacter mucosus and contains these coding sequences:
- a CDS encoding helix-turn-helix domain-containing protein — translated: MELHHGQTVERIIRRNGYSITELARLIQVNRRSVYNWFNQRHLKPEIIFRIGSVLNYDFSSEFPSLFVKGEITSKNTITYAETMPENEPELEIEHIVWRDKYIDLLERYNDLLHYCMKNKS